A genome region from Betaproteobacteria bacterium includes the following:
- the ccmB gene encoding heme exporter protein CcmB has protein sequence MGSALGWIIRRDLVLALRQRTDVLTTVVFFVIVVSLFPLGVGPEMDKLRPLAAGVLWVAALLASMLSLGRLFAADYADGSLEQLLIAPQPLSLLVLGKILAQWLVSGLPLVLIAPVLGVQYDLTGAPLLVLVLSLLIGTPVLSSIGAVGAALTLGLRGGGVLIALLVLPLYVPVIIFGAGAVEAAQSGVGPEGHLSLLAAFLMLSLVIGPLAAATALRISVE, from the coding sequence ATGGGCTCGGCACTGGGCTGGATCATCCGCCGCGACCTCGTGCTGGCGCTGCGCCAGCGCACCGATGTGCTCACCACCGTCGTCTTCTTCGTGATCGTCGTGAGCCTCTTTCCTCTCGGTGTCGGTCCGGAGATGGACAAGCTGCGCCCGCTCGCGGCCGGCGTGCTCTGGGTCGCCGCCCTCCTCGCTTCGATGCTGTCGCTCGGCCGGCTGTTCGCCGCAGACTACGCCGACGGTTCGCTCGAGCAGTTGCTCATCGCGCCACAGCCGCTCTCGCTGCTGGTGCTCGGCAAGATCCTCGCGCAATGGCTGGTCTCGGGGTTGCCGCTGGTCCTCATCGCCCCCGTGCTGGGCGTGCAGTACGATCTCACCGGCGCGCCCCTGCTGGTGCTCGTGCTGTCGCTGCTGATCGGCACGCCGGTGCTCTCCTCCATCGGTGCCGTGGGCGCGGCGCTCACGCTGGGATTGCGCGGCGGTGGCGTGCTGATCGCGCTCCTCGTGCTGCCGCTGTATGTGCCGGTGATCATCTTCGGCGCCGGCGCGGTCGAAGCCGCGCAGTCGGGCGTCGGCCCGGAGGGACACCTGTCACTGCTCGCTGCTTTCCTGATGTTGTCGCTGGTGATCGGCCCGCTCGCTGCCGCCACGGCACTCAGAATCTCCGTAGAATGA
- the ccsA gene encoding cytochrome c biogenesis protein CcsA: MSQRLVNWFKYSSPAAFYGLAGRLVPWFATGSALLFAVGLYLAFFVAPTDFQQGEAYRIIFIHVPAAWMSMFLYLLMAGYAAFGLIFNTRLSGMMAQAIAPTGALFTFIALWSGALWGRPTWGTYWVWDARLTSELILLFLYLGFIALQASIEDPRRADRAGAVLAIVGAINVPIIYFSVQWWNTLHQGASVSLTRAPSMATVMLAGMLVMAFACWFYSIAVILTRARAIMLERERGSAWVAQQVAGSPA, encoded by the coding sequence ATGTCGCAGCGCCTCGTCAACTGGTTCAAGTACTCGTCGCCCGCCGCCTTTTACGGTCTTGCGGGCCGGCTCGTGCCGTGGTTCGCGACCGGTTCCGCCCTCCTCTTCGCGGTCGGCCTCTATCTCGCCTTTTTCGTGGCGCCCACCGACTTTCAGCAGGGCGAGGCGTACCGGATCATCTTCATCCACGTGCCGGCGGCGTGGATGTCGATGTTCCTGTACCTGCTCATGGCGGGCTACGCGGCCTTCGGGCTCATCTTCAACACGCGGCTCTCGGGCATGATGGCGCAGGCCATCGCGCCGACCGGGGCGCTCTTCACCTTCATCGCCCTCTGGAGCGGCGCCCTCTGGGGGCGGCCGACCTGGGGCACGTACTGGGTCTGGGATGCGCGCCTGACGTCCGAGCTGATCCTGCTCTTCCTGTATCTCGGCTTCATCGCGCTGCAGGCCTCCATCGAGGATCCGCGGCGCGCGGACCGGGCGGGTGCCGTGCTCGCCATCGTCGGCGCGATCAACGTGCCGATCATCTACTTCTCCGTGCAGTGGTGGAACACGCTGCATCAGGGCGCCTCCGTCAGCCTCACGCGGGCGCCGTCGATGGCGACCGTGATGCTCGCCGGCATGCTGGTGATGGCGTTTGCGTGCTGGTTCTACTCGATCGCGGTGATCCTCACGCGGGCGCGGGCGATCATGCTCGAACGGGAACGCGGTTCCGCCTGGGTGGCGCAGCAGGTCGCGGGGAGCCCGGCATGA
- the ccmD gene encoding heme exporter protein CcmD has protein sequence MNWGSLDAFFAMGGYGLYVWGSYVVTFVLLAMELLWLRRRRRTIARRIGLTRHLAGRSAHETQA, from the coding sequence ATGAACTGGGGCAGCCTCGATGCATTCTTCGCGATGGGAGGGTACGGCCTCTACGTCTGGGGCAGCTATGTCGTGACGTTCGTCCTGCTCGCCATGGAACTCCTGTGGCTCCGGCGCCGGCGGCGAACGATCGCCAGACGCATCGGTCTCACGCGACACCTTGCAGGACGCAGCGCCCATGAAACCCAGGCATAA
- the ccmE gene encoding cytochrome c maturation protein CcmE, with protein sequence MKPRHKRFALIAAGVAALAIATALVLNAFRSNLVFFFTPTQVVAKEAPVGRTFRIGGMVESGSLRRDTDGLTVHFRVTDTAQTIPVVYKGILPDLFKEGKGVVAQGKLGANGEFTASEVLAKHDENYMPPEAAHAVEQAQKAQKTLVTQ encoded by the coding sequence ATGAAACCCAGGCATAAGCGATTCGCGCTGATCGCTGCCGGCGTCGCTGCGCTGGCGATCGCCACCGCGCTCGTCCTCAACGCGTTTCGCTCGAATCTCGTGTTCTTCTTCACGCCGACCCAGGTCGTGGCGAAGGAAGCGCCGGTCGGACGCACGTTTCGCATCGGCGGCATGGTGGAGAGCGGCAGCCTGCGCCGCGACACCGACGGACTGACCGTGCATTTCCGCGTGACGGACACCGCGCAGACGATCCCCGTCGTCTACAAGGGCATCCTGCCCGACCTCTTCAAGGAGGGCAAAGGGGTGGTCGCGCAGGGTAAACTCGGCGCCAACGGTGAATTCACTGCCAGCGAAGTGCTGGCCAAGCACGACGAGAACTACATGCCGCCGGAGGCGGCACACGCCGTGGAGCAGGCCCAGAAAGCGCAGAAGACGCTGGTCACGCAATAG